A DNA window from Camelina sativa cultivar DH55 chromosome 17, Cs, whole genome shotgun sequence contains the following coding sequences:
- the LOC104755170 gene encoding double-stranded RNA-binding protein 1: MTPNEVPSGVSSCYVFKSRLQEYAQKYKLLTPIYETVKEGPSHKSFFQSTVILDGVRYNSLPGFLNRKAAEQSAAEVALQELAKSSDLSQCVSQPVHETGLCKNLLQEYAQKMNYAIPLYQCQKIETPGRATQFTCTVEIGGIKYTGAATKTKKDSEISAGRTALLAIQSESKSNLANYSTPPTILNSNSQLTVLPIERKTTEAVIPVKETIKTPKIRKAQFKRKARKGKLKVANKDSEDVIIPPQPTEHCQNDQSEKTETTLNLEPSPCMDECKEAAFESVETEASQASL, encoded by the exons ATGACCCCTAATGAAGTTCCCTCTG GTGTTTCGAGTTGTTATGTGTTCAAAAGCCGGTTGCAGGAGTATGCTCAGAAGTACAAGCTCCTAACGCCTATTTATGAGACTGTCAAAGAAGGCCCTTCACACAAATCTTTCTTTCAATCGACTGTGATACTGGATGGTGTCAGATATAACTCTTTGCCTGGATTCCTCAACCGTAAGGCTGCAGAGCAATCAGCTGCTGAGGTTGCTCTCCAGGAATTAGCTAAATCCAGTGACCTAAGCCAGTGTGTTTCACAACCTGTT CACGAAACAGGGTTATGCAAGAACCTTCTTCAAGAGTACGCTCAAAAGATGAATTACGCGATTCCATTGTATCAGTGCCAAAAGATTGAAACTCCTGGGAGAGCTACACAATTCACATGTACTGTTGAGATTGGCGGCATAAAGTACACCGGAGCtgcaacaaaaactaaaaaagattcTGAGATAAGCGCTGGGAGAACCGCTCTTTTAGCTATCCAGTCAGAATCTAAAAGCAACCTTGCCAACTACAGCACTCCTCCTACTATACTCAACTCCAATAGTCAGCTAACTGTACTTCCTATTGAGAGGAAGACAACAGAGGCAGTGATCCCAGTTAAAGAAACCATCAAGACTCCAAAAATCAGGAAGGCTCAGTTCAAGAGGAAAGCACGGAAAGGAAAACTCAAAGTAGCTAATAAGGATAGTGAAGATGTGATCATCCCTCCTCAACCTACCGAGCATTGTCAAAACGATCAGTCTGAGAAAACTGAGACAACGCTGAATCTGGAACCTTCGCCGTGCATGGATGAGTGCAAGGAAGCAGCATTTGAGAGTGTGGAGACAGAAGCAAGCCAAGCATCTTTGTGA
- the LOC104755168 gene encoding 60S ribosomal protein L21-1, translating to MPAGHGVRARTRDLFARPFRKKGYIPLSTYLRTFKVGDYVDVKVNGAIHKGMPHKFYHGRTGRIWNVTKRAVGVEVNKQIGNRIIRKRIHVRVEHVQQSRCAEEFKLRKKKNDELKAAAKANGETISTKRQPKGPKPGFMVEGMTLETVTPIPYDVVNDLKGGY from the exons ATGCCGGCAGGTCATGGAGTACGGGCGAGAACGAGGGATCTGTTCGCGAGGCCGTTCAGGAAGAAGGGTTACATTCCACTCTCGACATACCTAAGGACCTTCAAGGTCGGCGATTACGTCGATGTTAAGGTGAATGGTGCGATCCACAAGGGTATGCCTCACAAGTTCTACCATGGTCGTACTGGTCGCATCTGGAACGTCACCAAACGCGCCGTCGGTGTCGAAGTCAACAAACAG ATTGGCAACAGGATCATAAGGAAGAGGATTCATGTGCGTGTGGAGCATGTCCAGCAATCAAGGTGTGCTGAGGAGTtcaagctgaggaagaagaagaacgatgaGCTCAAAGCTGCAGCCAAAGCCAATGGTGAGACAATTAGCACCAAGAGACAGCCTAAAGGACCCAAACCAGGATTCATGGTCGAAGGAATGACCTTGGAGACTGTCACTCCCATCCCGTACGATGTTGTCAACGATCTCAAGGGAGGATATTAG
- the LOC104755169 gene encoding double-stranded RNA-binding protein 1-like, giving the protein MITADDVSSGFSKCYVFKSRLQEYTQKYKLPPPIYETVKEGPSHIVFFHSTVILDGVRYNSLPWFLNRKAAEQSAAEVALQELAKSSDLSQCVPQPVHETGLCKNLLQEYAQKMNYAIPLYQCQKIEILGRATQFACTVEIGGIKYTGAATRTKKNAEISAGRTALLAIQSESKNNLANHDTQLTLLNFNTQLTVLPFDRKSFEVEAVIPVKETIKTPKSRKARFKRKDRKGKRKVAKDSEDVIIPPQPTEHCQNDLSEKFETRLNLEPSPCMNGCKEAAFGSVETETSQA; this is encoded by the exons ATGATCACCGCCGATGATGTTTCTTCTG GTTTTTCCAAGTGCTATGTGTTCAAAAGCCGGTTACAGGAGTATACTCAGAAGTACAAGCTTCCACCGCCTATTTATGAGACTGTCAAAGAAGGCCCTTCACACATAGTTTTCTTCCATTCGACAGTGATACTGGATGGTGTCAGGTATAACTCTTTGCCTTGGTTCTTAAACCGTAAGGCTGCAGAACAATCAGCTGCCGAGGTTGCTCTCCAGGAATTAGCTAAATCCAGTGACCTAAGCCAATGTGTTCCACAGCCTGTG CACGAAACAGGGTTATGCAAGAACCTTCTTCAAGAGTACGCTCAAAAGATGAATTACGCGATTCCATTGTATCAGTGCCAAAAGATTGAAATTCTTGGGAGAGCTACACAATTCGCATGTACTGTAGAGATTGGAGGCATAAAGTACACTGGAGCTGcaacaagaactaaaaaaaatgcTGAGATAAGCGCTGGGAGAACCGCTCTTTTAGCGATCCAGTCAGAATCTAAAAACAACCTTGCCAACCACGACACTCAGCTTACTCTACTCAACTTCAACACTCAGCTTACTGTACTTCCTTTTGATAGGAAGTCATTCGAGGTAGAGGCAGTGATCCCAGTTAAAGAAACCATCAAGACTCCAAAATCCAGGAAGGCTCGGTTCAAGAGGAAAGATCGGAAAGGAAAGCGCAAAGTAGCTAAGGATAGTGAAGATGTGATCATCCCTCCTCAACCCACCGAGCATTGTCAAAACGATCTGTCCGAGAAATTTGAGACAAGGCTGAATCTGGAACCTTCGCCGTGCATGAATGGGTGTAAGGAAGCAGCATTTGGGAGTGTAGAGACAGAAACAAGCCAAGCATAA
- the LOC104755167 gene encoding putative pentatricopeptide repeat-containing protein At1g09680 codes for MFRIEFIRSTLTRSHPQRLSRVSSLLSTWYSPETISQADNDDDDPILIKLSTAIRDSYKEPPSEFSSSIRKVLPSLSVRHVIDLINRNPLSLPHRSIFAFFKFISSQPGFGFTAESYFVMARFLAVHEMFTEAQSLINLVVSRKGKNSASSVFVSLVSMRGAPMCDFLVDTLMITYTDLGFIPDAIQCFRLSRKYKFVVPVRGCGNLLDRMMKVNPNGTVWGFYMEILDAGFPLNVYVFNILMNRFCKEGNICDAQKVFDEITKRGLKPSVVSFNTLINGYCKNGNLGEGFSLKDRMEKSRTRPDVFTYSALINALCKENKMGGAHGLFDEMCERGLIPNDVIFTTLIHGHSRSGRIDLMKESYEKMLSRGLQPDLVLYNTLVNGFCKSGDLVAARKIVDGMIRGGLRPDKITYTTLIDGFCRGGDVETALEIRKEMDQNGIELYRVGFSALICGMCKEGRVVDAERALREMLRAGMKPDDVTYTMVMDAVCKKGDVQTGFRLLKEMQSDGHILSVVTYNVLLNGLCKLGQMKNADMLLDAMLNIGVVPDDITYNILLEGHHRHATASKHYKQKPEIGIVADLASYKSLVNEIYRASKDHRNS; via the coding sequence atGTTCAGAATCGAATTCATAAGAAGCACACTCACTCGATCTCACCCACAGAGATTGTCTCGTGTATCATCCCTCTTATCAACATGGTACTCTCCAGAAACTATTTCTCAAGCAGACAACGACGACGATGACCCAATTCTAATCAAACTCTCAACTGCCATCAGAGACTCTTACAAGGAACCGCCGTCGGAGTTCTCTTCTTCAATCAGAAAGGTTCTTCCTTCGCTCAGTGTTCGTCATGTTATCGATCTCATCAACCGTAACCCTCTCTCCCTCCCACACCGTTCTATCTTCGCTTTCTTCAAATTCATCTCATCTCAGCCTGGATTTGGGTTTACCGCTGAATCATACTTCGTCATGGCTCGTTTTCTCGCTGTTCACGAGATGTTCACGGAAGCACAATCACTCATCAATCTCGTCGTCTCTCGTAAAGGCAAAAACTCGGcttcttcagtttttgtttctctggtATCAATGCGAGGAGCTCCGATGTGTGATTTCCTTGTTGACACTTTGATGATCACCTACACTGATCTAGGTTTCATACCCGATGCTATTCAATGTTTTAGGCTATCTCGGAAGTATAAGTTTGTTGTTCCAGTTCGTGGTTGTGGTAATCTGCTTGATCGGATGATGAAGGTGAATCCAAATGGGACTGTTTGGGGATTCTATATGGAGATTTTGGATGCTGGGTTTCCTTTGAATGTTTACGTTTTCAATATCTTGATGAATAGATTTTGTAAAGAAGGCAATATATGTGATGCCCAgaaggtgttcgacgaaattaCTAAAAGAGGCTTGAAGCCTTCAGTTGTTAGTTTCAACACTTTGATTAATGGTTACTGTAAAAATGGAAACTTGGGTGAAGGGTTTAGTCTCAAGGATCGTATGGAGAAAAGCAGAACACGCCCAGATGTTTTCACGTATAGTGCCTTGATTAATGCGTTGTGTAAAGAGAATAAGATGGGTGGAGCACATGGTCTGTTTGATGAGATGTGTGAGAGAGGGTTGATTCCAAATGATGTTATTTTCACTACTTTGATTCATGGTCATAGTAGGAGTGGACGGATTGACTTGATGAAAGAAAGTTACGAGAAGATGTTGAGTAGGGGTCTTCAGCCTGATCTTGTTCTATATAATACTTTAGTAAATGGGTTTTGCAAGAGTGGGGATTTGGTGGCTGCAAGGAAGATAGTTGATGGGATGATCCGTGGAGGTCTGAGGCCTGACAAAATTACATACACAACTCTTATTGATGGATTTTGTAGAGGAGGAGACGTAGAAACAGCTTTGGAGATAAGGAAGGAAATGGATCAGAATGGGATTGAACTCTATAGGGTGGGTTTCTCAGCTCTTATTTGTGGAATGTGCAAAGAAGGAAGAGTCGTTGATGCTGAAAGAGCTTTGAGGGAGATGCTGCGAGCTGGTATGAAGCCTGATGATGTAACTTATACAATGGTGATGGATGCAGTCTGTAAGAAAGGTGATGTTCAAACCGGTTTCAGATTGCTCAAGGAAATGCAGAGCGATGGGCATATTCTTAGTGTTGTGACGTATAATGTTCTGCTGAATGGACTATGCAAATTGGGACAGATGAAGAATGCTGACATGTTGCTAGATGCCATGCTTAATATAGGGGTTGTTCCGGATGACATCACATACAACATCCTATTGGAAGGTCACCATAGACATGCAACTGCATCAAAGCATTATAAACAGAAACCTGAGATAGGGATTGTAGCTGACTTGGCCTCTTACAAATCACTAGTCAATGAGATTTACAGAGCTTCGAAAGATCACCGGAACAGCTAA
- the LOC104755172 gene encoding uncharacterized protein LOC104755172 has protein sequence MVKTSIINSKKRFITEGDIATLLQRYDVKTILRMLQEMAYYAELKMDWNELVKKTTTGITNAREYQLLWRHLSYREPLLPMEDVAQPLDDDSDLECELEASPAVSHEASVEAIAHVKVMAASYVPSESDILNDTVEAPLTINIPYVRPEGTQEPSESPWSSRGMNITFPVCLQKATSTTEGMNGNGSASSSMAFRRKRKKWSVEEDEELFAAVRRCGEGNWATIIRGDFRGDRTASQLSQRWALIRKRRDTSTSVRQSGVQRTNEQIAVNHALSLALGNRLPTKENSVGISTTTSSRGITETQANGASSSQGQQQSNPVVQALPGTATSKSRVVRKTTASSISRLDVMATANSVAVAACVGGVSTAASVPKVEPGKTDSPWPSCGLSVPKVEPGTSVTASSIIKAVGPANTLSLANGKLNPVAASPSSNKRPLMDPRSEGSTMLSASPSLPSESRIVSNQRVFAASVSATVLQPEPSGETVTCKPDGGQKEQARGNGAISLATIQPNQITSTSSEISRGKQATQAQSPNLLPRKIPVVKTAIHGATNQKLVNKQSHKTVIPSISGAGSQFQAKCEVNNKVGPAIKASSGCRKPAEVATMAGTGQGV, from the exons ATGGTTAAAACTAGTATCATAAATAGCAAGAAGAGATTCATTACTGAAGGCGACATCGCCACTCTTTTGCAGAG GTATGATGTGAAGACGATACTGAGAATGCTTCAGGAGATGGCCTATTATGCCGAACTCAAGATGGATTGGAATGAGTTGGTGAAGAAGACTACTACTGGAATTACCAATGCTAGAGAGTATCAGTTGCTATGGCGACATCTTTCTTACCGAGAACCACTCCTCCCTATGGAAGATGTTGCTCAACCTCTG GATGATGATAGTGACTTGGAGTGCGAATTGGAAGCTTCCCCTGCAGTCAGCCATGAAGCATCTGTGGAGGCTATTGCGCATGTCAAA GTGATGGCTGCTTCGTATGTGCCAAGTGAGTCCGATATACTCAACGACACAGTTGAGGCTCCCTTGACTATAAACATACCTTATGTTCGGCCTGAGGGAACTCAGGAACCATCTGAGTCTCCTTGGTCGTCAAGAGGGATGAATATTACTTTTCCGGTTTGTCTTCAGAAAGCTACATCTACTACTGAGGGGATGAATGGAAATGGTTCAGCTAGTAGTAGCATGGCTTTTcggaggaaaaggaaaaaatggtCTGTTGAGGAGGATGAGGAGCTGTTCGCCGCTGTAAGGCGATGTGGTGAAGGTAACTGGGCAACTATCATTAGGGGAGACTTCAGAGGAGATAGAACCGCCTCCCAACTCTCGCAG AGGTGGGCGCTTATAAGAAAAAGGCGTGATACTTCGACCTCTGTTAGGCAATCTGGTGTACAACGAACTAATGAGCAGATAGCAGTTAACCATGCATTATCCTTGGCTCTGGGAAATCGGCTCCCTACAAAAGAAAATTCAGTAG GTATTTCGACAACGACTTCGTCGCGTGGCATCACAGAAACACAAGCCAATGGGGCCAGTTCTTCTCAAGGTCAACAACAATCCAATCCAGTTGTTCAAGCATTGCCTGGGACAGCAACTTCAAAATCTCGAGTTGTTAGAAAAACAACAGCAAGCTCCATTTCCAGATTAGATGTAATGGCAACAGCTAACTCAGTAGCGGTTGCAGCATGTGTGGGTGGCGTATCGACTGCTGCATCAGTACCAAAGGTCGAACCTGGAAAAACTGATTCTCCTTGGCCCTCATGTGGTCTCTCCGTGCCAAAGGTTGAACCAGGAACGAGTGTTACCGCATCTAGTATCATTAAAGCGGTTGGACCTGCGAATACACTCTCTCTCGCTAATGGAAAATTGAACCCTGTGGCGGCTTCACCATCTTCAAACAAACGTCCTCTCATGGATCCTCGATCAGAAGGATCTACTATGCTTTCTGCTTCTCCCTCCTTGCCCTCTGAATCAAGGATTGTCTCCAATCAGAGAGTTTTTGCAGCCTCTGTCTCAGCTACTGTATTACAACCAGAGCCATCAGGTGAGACTGTCACTTGCAAACCAGATGGTGGACAGAAAGAGCAAGCTCGTGGAAATGGAGCAATCTCATTGGCTACAATCCAGCCAAATCAAATTACCTCAACAAGCTCGGAGATTAGCAGGGGAAAACAGGCTACACAAGCTCAGTCCCCTAATCTTTTGCCTAGGAAAATTCCAGTAGTTAAAACAGCAATTCACGGTGCCACTAACCAAAAGTTGGTGAATAAACAATCTCATAAGACTGTAATACCGTCCATCAGTGGAGCTGGTTCGCAATTTCAAGCCAAATGTGAAGTAAACAATAAGGTTGGTCCGGCGATCAAAGCGAGTAGTGGATGCAGAAAACCTGCAGAGGTTGCAACTATGGCAGGGACCGGACAGGGTGTTTAG